Genomic window (Streptomyces sp. TG1A-60):
CACGCGGCGCGGGCAGCCGCCACCACCCATGTTCCCCTGCTCGCGCTGCGCCGCCCCGGCTGGGTCCCGGTCGACGGCGACGACTGGCACGCGGCCGCCACCCTGGCAGAGGCCGCGACCCTGCTGCCCGCGCTCGGCCGGCGCGTCTTCCTCACCACCGGACGCATGGGCCTGGCCGCGTTCGCCGCCCTCGACGACCTGTGGTTCCTCGTACGGTCCGTCGACGCGCCCGAGGCCCCGCACCCGGCCCGTATGGAGGTGCTGCTCGACCGGGGCCCCTTCACCCTCGACGGGGAGCGCGAGCTGCTGCGCCGCCACCGTGTCGACGTCGTCGTGACGAAGGACAGCGGGGGAGCCGCCACCGCTCCGAAACTGACGGCCGCCCGTGAGGCCGGGCTGCCCGTCGTCGTGGTGCGCAGGCCGCCCGCGCCGGAGGGCGTCCCCGTGGTGGCCGACCCCGAGGCGGCGGCCCGTTGGGTCGAGGAGCGTGTCCCCGCCCGCTGACTCCCGGCAGCCGACGCGCGGCGCCGCACACGTGGCGCGGCGCCGCGCACGCTCAGCCCTCCGGATAGCGGCGAGGCGTCCAGACGATCTCCTCGCCGTGCCCGCGCCGTGCGACCCGGGTCTGCGAGGACCCGACCAGCAGGATCGTCCGCATGTCGACCTCCGCCGGGTCCAGGTCGGCCAGCCGTACGATCCGGACGCGTTCCCCGGAGCCGCCCACGTCCCGCGCGACCACGACCGGGGTGTCCGGCGCCCGGTGCTCCAGCAGCAGCTCGCGCGCCTTGCCCACCTGCCAGGTGCGGCTTCGGGAACCGGGGTTGTACAGGGCAAGGACCAGGTCCGCCGAGGCCGCGGCGCGCAGCCGCTCGGCGATCACCTCCCACGGCTTGAGCCGGTCGGAGAGGGAGAGGGCGGCGTAGTCGTGGCCGAGCGGGGCGCCCGCGCGGGCGGCGGCGGCGTTGGCGGCGGTCACGCCCGGCAGCACACGCACCGGAACCCCCGTGTACTCCTCCTGCGCGGCGACCTCCAGCACGGCCGTCGCCATGGCGAAGACGCCCGGGTCGCCGCCGGAGACGACCGCGACCCGCCGCCCACGCCGGGCCAGACCGAGGGCGAACTCGGCGCGCTCCGACTCGACCCGGTTGTCCGAGCCGTGCCGCACCTGGCCCGCCCGGAGCGGCACCCGGTCCAGGTAGGTGGTGTAGCCGACCAGGTCGTCGGCGGCGGCGAGCGCGCCCCGCGACTCGGGCGTCAGCCACAGCGGGCCGGCCGGACCGGTCCCGACCACGACCACCTCGCCCCGCTGCCGCTCCTCGCCCCGCTCCCGGGCCACGGGCCGCTCGGCGTCGACCTGGCTGGGCAGCACGGCCACCGAGAAGTACGGCACCGACTCCGCGTCCACGTCCGCCAGTTCGGCGAGCCGCTCCCCGGCCATGGTGGCCCGCTCGACATACCGGGCCTCACCCAGCCGTCCCGAACTCTCCAGCGCGCCGCGGACCTTGCTGAAGGTCCGGCCCAGCTTCATCACCACGGCCACGTCCGTCGCGGCCAGCCGCGCGGTCAGCTCCTCCTCGGGCAGGGTGCCCGGCAGGATCGTCAGCACCTCCTCGCCCTCGGCGAGCGGCGTGCCCAGCCGGGCCGCGGCGGCGGACACCGACGTCACCCCCGGGATGACCTCGGTGTCGTAGCGGTCGACGAGCCGCTTGTGCATGTGCATGTAGGAGCCGTAGAAGAGCGGATCGCCCTCGGCGAGGACCGCGACCGTGCGCCCCGCGTCGAGATGCGCCGCCAGCCGGGCCGACGCCTGCGCGTAGAACTCCTCCATCGCGCCCTTGTAACCGCCCGGATGGTCGGTGGTCTCCGTCGTCACCGGGTAGACCAGCCGCTCCTCGATGTGGTCGGCGCGGATGTGCCGTGCCGCGATCGAGCGGGCGATGGACCGGCCGTGCCGGGCACTGTGGTACGCGATCACATCCGCCTCGGCGATGACCTCGACGGCCCGTACGGTCATCAGGGACGGGTCACCGGGGCCGAGCCCCACCCCGTACAGCTTGCCGCTCACTCTTCCTCACTCGCGATCGCGTTGAGCGCGGCGGCGGCGACGGCACTGCCGCCCCGCCGGCCGCGTACGACGATGTGCTCCAGGCCCGAGGGGTGCGCGGCCAGCGCGTCCTTGGACTCCGCGGCGCCGACGAACCCGACCGGCACGCCGATGACGGCGGCGGGCCGGGGCGCGCCCTCCTCGATCATCTCCAGCAGCCGGAACAGTGCGGTGGGCGCGTTGCCGACGGCCACGACCGAACCCTCCAGCCGGTCCCGCCACAGCTCCAGAGCGGCGGCGCTGCGGGTGGTGCCCAGCTTCGCCGCCAGCTCGGGGACGGCCGGGTCGGAGAGTGTGCACAGCACGTCGTTGTCGGCGGGCAGCCGCTTGCGGGTGACACCGCTGGCCACCATCCGGACGTCGGTGAAGATCGGCGCCCCGGCACGCAGGGCCTCGCGGGCGCGGGCCACCACGTGGGGCGTGTACGCCAGGTCCCGTACCAGGTCGACCATTCCGCAGGCGTGGATCATCCGGACCGCGACCTGGCTGACGTCGGCGGGCAGGTCCGCGAGGTCCGCCTCCGCGCGGATGGTGGCGAAGGACCGCCGGTAGATGGCCGGGCCGTCCTTCTCGTAGTCGTACGTGGTCACGGTGGTGTTCTCGCTGCTCTCGGTCGTCATAGGGGTGTCGTTCGTGCGGCTCGTGCGGATGCTGGGTTCGTGAGGTTCGTGATGGCTTGTCAGGTGATCGCCGCCAGGGCGGTGGCGAGTCGGGACGGGTCGGCCGGGGGCGCGGTGCGCGGGTCCTGGCCGGGTGCGGTGCGGGAGAGCTGATAGCCGCCGTCCGGGACGGCGACCACGTCGATCCGTTCGCCCCGGGGGTGGCCGCAGCGGCGCTCGCAGCCTGACCAGTACACGGGGAGGCCGGCGCGCCCGGCCGCCGCGAGGTTCTCGGTCGCGTCCGCCCGCACGTCCGCCAGGGACTTCGCGCATCCGGGCCGCCCGACGCAGGCGCCGACGCGCAGCCAGGGGGAGTCCGGGACGGTGACGAGACCGGCCGCCGAGAGCCGGGCCAGCGTTTCGGACGCCTGTTCCTCGCTCATGCCGGGCGTGGGGACGACGACGCCGCGCCAGGGGGTCAGTCGCAGTTCACGGCAGGGGGTCCCGGAGGCGAGGTGTGTCAGTTCCCGCCACTGGGGGGTGGTGAGGCGGCCGAACGGGGCGTGTACGGAGAGGGCGTCGCCGACGGCTCCGGGAGGCGGGCCCTCGGCGTCGGCCGTCCCGACCCGCGGTCGGCTCGTGGCGTCGATGCCGTCGGCCGCCAGCCGACGGCGGACCAGGGGGAGCAGCTGTTCCTGGAAGGGGAGTTCGGTCACACGCCAGACCCGGGCCCCGCTCTCCCGCGCGGCCTCCAGGAACGTCTCGGCGGCTGCCAGCGCGGCGCGCGGCGCGTCTCCGGCGGGCACCGACAGGGCCTTCTCGGCGGTGCCGATGGCCAGCAGCGCGCCACCGTCCCCGGCTGCCCGGAGGGTCACATCGGCGCCGAGCGCGGCCACATCACCGCGCCCGTCGTCGAGCGCGAACAGGAACCGGCCCGACAGCGCCCGCGCCGCCTCGCTCCCGCACAGCGCCGCGTCTAGGCCCGACAGCCAGGGCCGTACGTCGCCCAGGCCCCGCCCGTCGAGGCCGGACAGCGGCGAGGCGACGATGTTGCGCACCCGCTCGTGTCCGGGGGAAGGGAGCAGCCCGGCCGTGTCCAGCGAGTCGGCCAACTCGGCCCCGCAGTCGCCGGCCAGCCCCCGTACCTGCACATTGCCGCGCGAGGTCAGATGAAGCTCACCGTCGCCGAGCCGCCGCGCCACCTCCGAGAGCGTCTCGGCCTGGCGGACGGTCAGCACCCCACCGGGGACCCGGACACGGGCCAGGGCCCCGTCGTCCGCCGTGTGCAGCCGCAGCGTCCCCGGGCAGGCGTCGCCACGGTCCCGTGAGACCGCTGTGGCCTGGGGCGATGGACGAAGGGGAGGCGTGGGCATGGCGGCGAGCATACCCACCCTCACCACGGACGTATGCCCCGCCCTTTTGAGGCGACCCTTACTATGCTCCTCGGGTGGATCATCCGGTCCGCCCTCGCCACGACGGCGACAGGGGAGGAAGTCCGGTGTGAGTCCGGCGCGGTCCCGCCACTGTGAGCCCGACCCCACCTGGGGACGGGCGAGCCAGGAACTCCCTTCCCCGAGTCTCGGCCCGGCCGAGCAGGGGAGACTCCGATCCGACACCGCCCGGGGCGCGGACCCCGAGGAAGGCCCAGCCGCCACATGATCCTGCTCCTGTCGACGTCCGACACCGACCTGCTCAGCGCCCGAGCGGCAGCCGGCCCGGTCCCGTACCGCTTCGCCAACCCCTCGCGCCTCGACCTCGACGACCTCCCCGCCCTCCTCGACGGCGCCGACCTGGTCGTCGTACGCCTCCTCGGCGGCATCCGCGCCTGGCAGGACGGCCTCGACCTGCTGCTCGCGGACGGCCGCCCGGTCGTCGTCCTCACCGGCGAACAGGCCCCCGACGCTCAGCTGATGGCCGCCTCCACGGTCCCGGTCGGCATCGCCGCCGAGGCCCACGCCTACCTCGCCCACGGCGGCCCCGCCAACCTGGAGCAGCTCGCCCGCTTCCTCTCCGACACGGTCCTGCTCACCGGCCACGGCTTCGAGGCCCCCTCGCCCGCCCCCGCCTGGGGTCCGCTGGAGCGCACCCCGCGCGACGGCGTCGACGGCCCGACCGTCGCCGTGCTCTACTACCGCGCCCACCACATGAGCGGCAACACGGCGTTCGTGGACGCCCTGTGCGAGGCCGTCGAGGACGCCGGCGCACGGGCGCTGCCCCTGTACGTGGCGTCCCTGCGCACCCCCGAGCCCGAGCTGATCGAGGAACTCCGCGCCGCCGACGCCATCGTCACCACCGTCCTCGCGGCCGGCGGCACCAAGCCCGCCGCGGCGTCCGCCGGCGGCGACGACGAGTCCTGGGACGCGGGCGCCCTCGCCGCCCTGGACGTGCCGATCCTCCAGGCCCTGTGCCTGACCGGCTCGCGCGCCGCCTGGGAGGAGAACGACGAGGGCGTCTCCCCGCTGGACGCGGCCAGCCAGATCGCCGTCCCCGAGTTCGACGGCCGCCTGATCACTGTCCCGTTCTCCTTCAAGGAGATCGACGCCGACGGCCTCCCGGCCTACGTCGCCGACCCCGAGCGCGCCGCCCGCGTGGCCGGAACCGCCGTACGTCACGCCCGGCTTCGCCACATCGCCAACGCCGACAAGCGTCTCGCGCTCGTCCTCTCCGCCTACCCGACCAAGCACTCCCGTATCGGCAACGCGGTGGGCCTGGACACCCCCGCCAGCGCGGTCGCCCTGCTGCGCCGACTGTGCGACGAGGGCTACGACTTCGGTGGCGCCGACGTCCCCGGCCTGGCTTCCGGCGACGGTGACGAGCTGATCCGCGCGCTGATCGAGGCGGGCGGCCACGACCAGGACTGGCTCACCGAGGAGCAGCTGGCCCGCAACCCGGTCCGTATCCCGGCGGCCGACTACCGCCGCTGGTACGCCACCCTCCCCGCGGAACTCCGCAGTGCCGTCGAGGAGCACTGGGGCCCGGCACCGGGCGAGATGTTCGTGGACCGCAGCCGCGACCCGGAGGGCGACATCGTCCTCGCGGCCCTCCGCTTCGGCAACCTGCTGATCCTCATCCAGCCCCCGCGCGGCTTCGGCGAGAACCCGATCGCGATCTACCACGACCCGGACCTCCCGCCCTCCCACCACTACCTGGCCGCCTACCGCTGGATCGCCGCCCGCGCCGAGGACGGCGGCTTCGGCGCCGACGCGATGATCCACCTCGGCAAGCACGGCAATTTGGAGTGGCTGCCGGGCAAGAACGCGGGCCTGTCCGCCGCCTGCGGCCCCGACGCCGCCCTCGGAGACCTCCCCCTGGTCTACCCGTTCCTGGTCAACGACCCGGGCGAGGGCACCCAGGCCAAGCGCCGCGTCCACGCCACCCTCGTCGACCACCTCGTCCCGCCGATGGCCCGCGCCGACTCCTACGGTGACATCGCGCGCCTGGAGCAACTCCTCGACGAGTACGCCCAGATCTCCTCCATGGACCCCGCCAAGCTCCCGGCGATCCGCGCCCAGATCTGGACCCTCATCCAGGCCGCCAAGCTGGACCACGACCTCGGCCTGAACGACCGCCCGGAGGACGACGGCTTCGACGACTTCCTCCTGCATGTCGACGGCTGGCTCTGCGAGGTCAAGGACGCCCAGATCCGCGACGGCCTGCACGTCCTCGGCAATCCGCCCACCGGCGCCGACCACGTCAACCTCGTCCTCGCCGTCCTCCGCGCCCGCCAGATCTGGGGCGGCACCACCGCCCTGCCCGGCCTGCGCGAGGCGCTCGGCCTCGACGAGTCCGCCGCGACCCGTACGACCGCCGACGCCGCCGAGGAGAAGGCCCGGGTGCTGGTCCAGGCGATGGAGGACGCGGACTGGGACCTGGCCGCCGTCCCCACCGAGCACGGCGAACAGGTCGCCGCCATCCTGGAGTTCGCCGCCCGCGAGGTCGTCCCGCGCCTCGCGGCCACGACCGCCGAGCTCGACCACACCGTCCACGCCCTGAACGGCGGCTTCGTCCCGCCGGGCCCCTCCGGCTCCCCGCTGCGCGGCCTCGTGAACGTCCTGCCGACCGGCCGCAACTTCTACTCCGTCGATCCCAAGGCCGTCCCCTCCCGCCTCGCCTGGGAGACGGGCCAGGCGCTCGCGGACTCCCTGCTGGAACGCTACCGCGCCGACAACGGCGAATGGCCCAGCTCCGTCGGCCTCTCCCTGTGGGGCACGAGCGCCATGCGCACGGCCGGGGACGACGTCGCGGAGGCCCTGGCCCTGCTCGGCGTCCGCCCCGTCTGGGACGACGCCTCCCGCCGGGTGACCGGCCTGGAGCCCATCCCGTACGAGGAGTTGGGCCGCCCCCGCGTCGATGTCACCCTGCGCATCTCGGGCTTCTTCCGCGACGCGTTCCCGCACACGATCGGGCTGCTCGACGACGCCGTACGCCTGGCCGCGTCGCTGGACGAACCGGCCGAGGCCAACCACGTCCGCGCCCACGTCCAGGCGGACCTGGCCGCCCACGGCGACGAACGCCGCGCCACCACCCGCATCTTCGGCTCCCGGCCCGGCACGTACGGCGCCGGCCTGCTCCAGCTCATCGACTCCCGCGACTGGCGCACCGACGCCGACCTCGCCGAGGTCTACACGGTATGGGGCGGCTACGCCTACGGCCGCGAACTCGACGGCCGCCCGGCCCGCGACGAGATGGAGACGGCGTACAAGCGGATCGAGGTCGCCGCGAAGAACACCGACACCCGCGAGCACGACATCGCCGACTCCGACGACTACTTCCAGTACCACGGCGGCATGGTCGCCACGGTGCGCGCCCTGCGCGGCACGGCCCCCGAGGCGTACATCGGCGACTCCACCCGCCCGGAGACGGTCCGCACCCGCACCCTCGTGGAGGAGACGTCCAGGGTTTTCCGCGCCCGCGTGGTGAACCCCAAGTGGATCGAGGCGATGCGCCGCCACGGCTACAAGGGTGCCTTCGAACTCGCCGCCACCGTCGACTACCTGTTCGGCTACGACGCCACCACCGGCGTCATCGCCGACTGGATGTACGACAAGCTCACCGAGACCTACGTCCTGGACGAGACCAACCGCGAGTTCCTCCAGCAGGCCAACCCCTGGGCCCTGCACGGCATCGCGGAGCGGCTGCTGGAGGCGGAGTCGCGGGGCATGTGGGAGAAGCCCGGCCCGGCGGTGCTGGAGGGGCTGCGCCAGGTGTACCTGGAGGCGGAGGGCGACCTCGAAGGCGGCGACGCCTGACAAGTCTGCCGCGGAACCTCTGACACACGTGCAGGGGTGCGGGGCGACGTCCGACCGGACGTCGCCCCGCGCCCTCCGGCCACCACGGTCAGCCGGACCCTCCGCCCTTGCGCGCGATCGGCTCCATGAACTGCGGGCCGACGTTCGTGCGGAAGGACATGGTCCGCTGCTCCGCC
Coding sequences:
- a CDS encoding cobalt-precorrin-6A reductase, yielding MHVLILGGTTEARRLAELLHRTPGLTLTSSLAGRVAGPRLPPGKVRVGGFGGAEGLAAWLREHTVDALIDATHPFAGTMSFHAARAAATTHVPLLALRRPGWVPVDGDDWHAAATLAEAATLLPALGRRVFLTTGRMGLAAFAALDDLWFLVRSVDAPEAPHPARMEVLLDRGPFTLDGERELLRRHRVDVVVTKDSGGAATAPKLTAAREAGLPVVVVRRPPAPEGVPVVADPEAAARWVEERVPAR
- a CDS encoding precorrin-8X methylmutase, with protein sequence MTTESSENTTVTTYDYEKDGPAIYRRSFATIRAEADLADLPADVSQVAVRMIHACGMVDLVRDLAYTPHVVARAREALRAGAPIFTDVRMVASGVTRKRLPADNDVLCTLSDPAVPELAAKLGTTRSAAALELWRDRLEGSVVAVGNAPTALFRLLEMIEEGAPRPAAVIGVPVGFVGAAESKDALAAHPSGLEHIVVRGRRGGSAVAAAALNAIASEEE
- a CDS encoding precorrin-2 C(20)-methyltransferase; the protein is MSGKLYGVGLGPGDPSLMTVRAVEVIAEADVIAYHSARHGRSIARSIAARHIRADHIEERLVYPVTTETTDHPGGYKGAMEEFYAQASARLAAHLDAGRTVAVLAEGDPLFYGSYMHMHKRLVDRYDTEVIPGVTSVSAAAARLGTPLAEGEEVLTILPGTLPEEELTARLAATDVAVVMKLGRTFSKVRGALESSGRLGEARYVERATMAGERLAELADVDAESVPYFSVAVLPSQVDAERPVARERGEERQRGEVVVVGTGPAGPLWLTPESRGALAAADDLVGYTTYLDRVPLRAGQVRHGSDNRVESERAEFALGLARRGRRVAVVSGGDPGVFAMATAVLEVAAQEEYTGVPVRVLPGVTAANAAAARAGAPLGHDYAALSLSDRLKPWEVIAERLRAAASADLVLALYNPGSRSRTWQVGKARELLLEHRAPDTPVVVARDVGGSGERVRIVRLADLDPAEVDMRTILLVGSSQTRVARRGHGEEIVWTPRRYPEG
- the cobG gene encoding precorrin-3B synthase, translating into MPTPPLRPSPQATAVSRDRGDACPGTLRLHTADDGALARVRVPGGVLTVRQAETLSEVARRLGDGELHLTSRGNVQVRGLAGDCGAELADSLDTAGLLPSPGHERVRNIVASPLSGLDGRGLGDVRPWLSGLDAALCGSEAARALSGRFLFALDDGRGDVAALGADVTLRAAGDGGALLAIGTAEKALSVPAGDAPRAALAAAETFLEAARESGARVWRVTELPFQEQLLPLVRRRLAADGIDATSRPRVGTADAEGPPPGAVGDALSVHAPFGRLTTPQWRELTHLASGTPCRELRLTPWRGVVVPTPGMSEEQASETLARLSAAGLVTVPDSPWLRVGACVGRPGCAKSLADVRADATENLAAAGRAGLPVYWSGCERRCGHPRGERIDVVAVPDGGYQLSRTAPGQDPRTAPPADPSRLATALAAIT
- the cobN gene encoding cobaltochelatase subunit CobN, with product MILLLSTSDTDLLSARAAAGPVPYRFANPSRLDLDDLPALLDGADLVVVRLLGGIRAWQDGLDLLLADGRPVVVLTGEQAPDAQLMAASTVPVGIAAEAHAYLAHGGPANLEQLARFLSDTVLLTGHGFEAPSPAPAWGPLERTPRDGVDGPTVAVLYYRAHHMSGNTAFVDALCEAVEDAGARALPLYVASLRTPEPELIEELRAADAIVTTVLAAGGTKPAAASAGGDDESWDAGALAALDVPILQALCLTGSRAAWEENDEGVSPLDAASQIAVPEFDGRLITVPFSFKEIDADGLPAYVADPERAARVAGTAVRHARLRHIANADKRLALVLSAYPTKHSRIGNAVGLDTPASAVALLRRLCDEGYDFGGADVPGLASGDGDELIRALIEAGGHDQDWLTEEQLARNPVRIPAADYRRWYATLPAELRSAVEEHWGPAPGEMFVDRSRDPEGDIVLAALRFGNLLILIQPPRGFGENPIAIYHDPDLPPSHHYLAAYRWIAARAEDGGFGADAMIHLGKHGNLEWLPGKNAGLSAACGPDAALGDLPLVYPFLVNDPGEGTQAKRRVHATLVDHLVPPMARADSYGDIARLEQLLDEYAQISSMDPAKLPAIRAQIWTLIQAAKLDHDLGLNDRPEDDGFDDFLLHVDGWLCEVKDAQIRDGLHVLGNPPTGADHVNLVLAVLRARQIWGGTTALPGLREALGLDESAATRTTADAAEEKARVLVQAMEDADWDLAAVPTEHGEQVAAILEFAAREVVPRLAATTAELDHTVHALNGGFVPPGPSGSPLRGLVNVLPTGRNFYSVDPKAVPSRLAWETGQALADSLLERYRADNGEWPSSVGLSLWGTSAMRTAGDDVAEALALLGVRPVWDDASRRVTGLEPIPYEELGRPRVDVTLRISGFFRDAFPHTIGLLDDAVRLAASLDEPAEANHVRAHVQADLAAHGDERRATTRIFGSRPGTYGAGLLQLIDSRDWRTDADLAEVYTVWGGYAYGRELDGRPARDEMETAYKRIEVAAKNTDTREHDIADSDDYFQYHGGMVATVRALRGTAPEAYIGDSTRPETVRTRTLVEETSRVFRARVVNPKWIEAMRRHGYKGAFELAATVDYLFGYDATTGVIADWMYDKLTETYVLDETNREFLQQANPWALHGIAERLLEAESRGMWEKPGPAVLEGLRQVYLEAEGDLEGGDA